The window CGATCCCCTAACGCTGATAACAATCCCAAATGagaactgtctgtctgtgagtgtgtgtgtgtgtgtgtgtgtgtgtgtgtgtgtaatcaatAAGATACAGCAGATTTACACACtgtctgaccccccccccccacacacacacattcagtaaaTACTGACTGAACTGTGCACTGATTTCTGCTGAGCCACGTGGAAACTAGAAGTTTCATCTCAGGATCACGGCGCTGAATCACAGAACTGCGGAGGATGATACAGAAGACACCGGGAGGTGAGTGTCCAGTCACGGCACAGTCCTGCAGACACACTGGTCTGCTTTCATTACAcgttacttttactttaaagtcATTTCCCCAGATAAGATCTCAAAACTAAACTTACAGGCAGAATGAttccagtcagagcagagcagcgtGTCGGTCTATTCCTGCACTACAGCAAAAGGCTTCTGGGCACGGCTCGGACTTTCTGATGAATCACGTTAGAGGCATCCTCAGGCATCCTCTGAGGTGGAGCTCAGAGATGGAAAAGTGGAAACTGTCAGGATTTTATTcgttcatccattcattcattcattcattcattcattcattcgtaTCTCGGCCTGTCGTGTTATCAGGTCGCCAACAGAAACTCCCATGTTATCACAGCCTGCTGGTAAACTGGGAGGAACCggtgttcataaaaaaaataaaatatatacaaaataaaataaaataaaaataaaaataaaaataataaccaGCCCATTCTCCTGCGACTCGCCGCGGCTGACTTCAAGCCCGCAGTTTGCGGGCTGACGGGCCTGCGGGGTCCCGGGCGTTGATATATGGACGCAGATAAAGAATAAGAGAATAATAGTGCGATCCCAGCCCACAGTAACCATTAACCCCTTCCTACCCGCAGCCAAAGGCGCCCCTAATTCACAACGCACCATGCCCGGCTGAGAACGGACGCAAAGGGCTAAAGCCGAGGTGTAGAAGTGAAGTCGAAACGCTCACTCACCACTTATCCGGATGCAAAGTGTAAATTCCGAAATGCTGGCTGATAATTTCCGACACCGGGAGACGCCGTCTCATGTACTCGGTGAACTCTGCTCTCCTCTCGGCTCAGCTCCGCTCCGCTCCGTCGCCCTCCTGCTCTTTTCAGTAAACTTGCCGATCCCCGGCTATTGTTAGCCAGACACAGAGAAGCCTGCCGCACAGAGACACCCAACCCCTTGTAGGCCGCTGCGGACACGCCATTGGTCGTCGTTCAGCCTCACCCGAAGCCGATTGGTTGGCCCGTGTGCCCGTTCGAATTCTGGGGCGGGTCGAGCTCGCCGGCAGAGAGCGAGCGGCGGTGCGTTCAAGGACGCTGGGGGAAGAAAAGTCCGACATTCCGCCTCCCTCCCAAGCCTTTGTTGAAAGGTGTTGCATTCAGGTGCAAGTctgtaagtggattaaaaacaaGACAGACGTAGGAATTTAAAAAAGGAGTAATTCACCAAGAGCAATTTACACAACATCTGACAGATTTTCAAACAGAGATCtgggaaaaaatacagaaaattctTTTGAGGGTTAAACAAAAATATGGCAAACTGTAATAAAccatcatcaacaacaacataagGGTAATAATTATATAATGTGCCTGTGGTGTGTGGgaaaaattgttttttgttttgttttaatcaaatcaaagacAACAAACTGGAACATGCTGCAGCTTTTCCTCAGTCAGGCTGAAATGggtcaaaaccacaaatttcCTTAATATAactacagtaccagtcaaaagttgaTGAGATGTGTCTGCTATTTGAACAAAGTGCATATATATGTCAAAAGCATGTCATTATCTGATCCTCTGACCGCGAAACAAATCTACCGAcgggtacaaataaagtaacctGGACCTGAACCTGGACCTGAACCTGGACCTAACCAGGAATACAGCTCTTGTTCATTAGATGAATATTACATAAGGTGAAGAATAAGGACACAGCAACATCTAGTGGTGGGAGTGAAGAACTCCACCGACTCTAAGAAATACATGAACGCAGGTGATGTAGGGTtgaccaataaataaaataaaaagtactcttttttttcttcagacttTCATCTGGCACCATCATTGGAtcaaaaatgtcagtttgtacagaactaatgacattcccatcatcaGCAGGTTATAACTGTCACTGTgggcatgttagcatgctgacgaGCACAGCACACGCGTGTATGAATGTCACAAATATGATTCAACATTTTATGATAATAACAGTAACAGCCTGAGGGAAGGATGATGGAGTTGACAGTGGTTTGAAACTCAGGCGCCCGCTGCACCGTCACTCGGATGATACGTGTCTTGCTCCTTTAACATGAGGGATATTTTGCAGTTAATCaggtaaagaaaacaaatgatcttTGACTTGCACCGTTTGAAACGTTTATTTGTGCGAGAAAGAATTTCAGTGTTTGGGAGCTCCTGATTATATTTTGATTAACTCCTCTTGGGCGTGTGAAATGCCTGAAAAGAGAATGTATGATTTCAAAAACACGTTTGCATTGATAAGTATTTAGCTCTTCATTCTTACAAGTGTATCTACAGAGTATGTccataaaaatgaatatatagttagaaagagagaaggagcagagtttttgttctttgtgctCTTCATTGTTGTCGCTCTTGCATTTTTCTCATCACCCTTTGTGACTTTATTTTtagagttttgtgtttttaagtgaaatgtGTCAGTTGTTGGATGGattgacattttatttgctgCACACTTTCATGTTCCCATCAGGATgcattgtaataactttggtgatctctTGACTTCCCTCACTGCGCCATCaccattcccatcagcctcagctgtattttgtgCTTAGTGCTACTTACCAAATGTTAGCCTGCTGACATTGCTGTACCAGGATGGGGAACATGGTAAATATTATACCTGTGCAGCATCAGCGTGTCCGCTTTGCCGTTGTCAGAGGTTTCATAGATGAAGAACACCTTTTATTCTTTGCACACCCGATGATGTGACACCAGGTAGTTGCCAAATAAATCGATGGGGGCATCTTTAAATGCCACTGACGttggtgtttctctgtttcagatgcctgattttatgtttgtgttgcacCTATGACAAAGTCCAGTGGAGTGCTGTTTGTGTAATATTGACTCCAGCAGCTCTAAGCTGATGGAAACTGGCAGAGACCTGAATTAGGTGAGGCAGGACTGGTGATGGGCGAGTGGATGGACTGCATGgtatgtttctgtgacagtggaaaACTTTGTATAATACTCAAACCCCAAAAGTCCAAACAAACTACAttaaacaggcaaacacaccAGAATTAGTGCACAGTTACTGATGTACTAGctggtgtgtttttaaacacTGTGGATTTCTGCACATGTGACAAGTAAAAGTCCACCACTCAGAATTTCACCAAAGTAAATGTGGAAAAGTTCTGACATATTAAtatgaaaacagcattttaacGTTGGAGCTAGTCCAGGTTGTGCTAAAGTCAATATACTCTTGTTTCTTATCTATAATTTACGGTTATCTGTACTAACATGAAGTTCACATTGTGAACAGCTGCAGAGGTGATACTGGATctggggtggtggtggttcaCAAACTGTAAAAGTGTTAAATCTGATGGATGTGAACTGACAGAAAGTCAGACAATGTGTCGATTTCCATCGTAAAACCTCATTTTGCAGCCGTAAAGTAAAaacttgttcatcagttctatttcacaagaaaaaaaatacactaaaattagtgtcttatttttgtgtttagcATGGTCCACTGTGGAATAGAATAAAATCCTTTAGGTTTAAGTCTCTTTTAAAAAGTGcatttcagttttcttcttctaacGTCTGATGTCTGaaatcagcagcagattaaCGTCTGTCCACATGGACTCTGGGTATGAAGTACTGCCTTGCAATGCTTAGGTCCTCTTCTTGGTCTCCAGGGGCAGATGGAGAGACTGTGGTTTCCTTGACAGCGGAGGGACGAgtttgtcaaacagcagcactgagcaCATCATACCTGCAacagcaagaaaataaaatagatgaagaagaggaacaaGTAAACATGGTTTTCACATTTAGAGATGATTCAATTTGCTTTAAGACATAAACTCTCAAGACATTcatatatttttacataataACATCATGAGATgtgaagtaattaaaattagCTGCATCTCAAACAGCTGTAACAGacctggacagagagagaataaatggatggatgaatgaatggaaggattacaaagaaaaatataactGATTATTTAAAGTTGACATATGAATTCTGAATTATGGCagaggtctgaaaaaaatagCTCTGGGAATTcatcacaaacagaaacatttcataaCTGAAGTTATTCCCTACAACAGGCCACAAACACATCTTCATCACCTGCAGATACAGTGATGTCAGTGCACGTCAGTGGGTCTTACCCAGCAGGGGGCCCAGCCAATAGACCAGGCAGTACTCCAGGAAGGAGTTTCCACTGCAGCGGAACTGTGTGGAGAAAGCCAAGGCCGGGTTGAACACTGCTCCCGTCAGACTgccacctggacacacacacacacacacacacacacacacacacacacacacacacacacacacacacacacagaggatgctGACCTGTGACGTCACATCACCCCATCAGTATAATGAACACCTGCACAGAGCCACTGTCATACCTGCATAAACCACTGCTGCGGTGACCGCAGCCACGGCGTGCACGCGGTATTTCTCCCGTACCGATCGCGTATGCGTAATAGCAGTCTGTACCGCAAAGGCGCACGCGAGCTCCACAGCGGCGGCCTTGGGCAGCGGCGCGTGAATAGGGCTGATGCACTGGTACCCGAGCATCTTATGCCGCACGTGAAGCCCCGACAATCCCAAGCCCCAGATCACCGGCACCGTGGCTCGGGCAGCGACGGCCGCGGCGAACTGGCACGCGATCCGCCGCAGAGCGCACCCGGGTGGGATCCTCGCGTGGTACGCGTGCTCGAGTGCCCCGGAGGGGTTGCCGATGGCCCCGCTAAAGGTGAGCCCGTGGACCACGGACGCTAGGTACGTCAAAGTAAGCGCAAGCCGAGGCTCGATCCCACCCATCTCGGACAGCAGCTTGAGCTCGTGCGTGCAGCAGCATAGCTGGAAGGTAGATACCAGCTCCACCGCGTACACGGAGAGTCCGGTGCCCGCGAGGGTCCTGGTGCACAACCTGCGGGTCGCGTCGCTCAGCCCTACGATCCCCGCGAGCACCGACAATGACACCGCCACATCTGCAGTCATGTCAGCCGGGGGATGCGTGGTCCAACCGGGAGCAAATGAGCTTCAGTCAGCGCAGCTCACATGGTGCGGAAGTGACTGAGCTCTGCAGtttccctcccccctctccggcgcatcccccccccccccccccccccccccccccccccccccatagttcacacacacacacacacacacacacacacacacacacacacacacacacggaacaGTGAACAATGGGTGCACAATGTCTGATTTCAAAATTATGTAATGGACTACAGAAACTAAGAGGGGAGAACACAGCAGAAGATGAATATGAGACAACAGAGCAGCATTTCACCTTTTCCTAATTAATATTTAGTTGCAAATCCTTTGCTTGCAATAACTGCATCAAGCCTGTGACCCACTGACATCACCAAACATTTGCATTCGTCTTTTATGATGCTTTTCCAGGCTttcactgcagcctctgtcAGTTGTTAGGTTTTAAGTCTGGAGATTAAAACCTTCCACTTCCTTCCCCTGATGAACTCCGTGCTTGTTTGTGACAAACACACGGGAGAAAAAGCAGCAACTCTTCTCTCAGTGGCTGAGACCAGAGAATGTTTTGTATCTTTGCTTCATAAGTGAATAATAAACCTTTATTAAAACTGTGGCCTGTTAATTTTTTGTTGAGGGACAAACCTTCTCCCCGGCACCTGTACACGTACCAagataatgaaaaatgttttgggtTCAGCAGGTCCGTGTAGGTCCTGATcatgatgtgtgtatgtggtgtgtgtttgatgtatgGATGTATTAATAACTGGACCCTACTGTCAGAGCCTCTGTATTTTGTGAC of the Toxotes jaculatrix isolate fToxJac2 chromosome 9, fToxJac2.pri, whole genome shotgun sequence genome contains:
- the aqp11 gene encoding aquaporin-11, whose amino-acid sequence is MTADVAVSLSVLAGIVGLSDATRRLCTRTLAGTGLSVYAVELVSTFQLCCCTHELKLLSEMGGIEPRLALTLTYLASVVHGLTFSGAIGNPSGALEHAYHARIPPGCALRRIACQFAAAVAARATVPVIWGLGLSGLHVRHKMLGYQCISPIHAPLPKAAAVELACAFAVQTAITHTRSVREKYRVHAVAAVTAAVVYAGGSLTGAVFNPALAFSTQFRCSGNSFLEYCLVYWLGPLLGMMCSVLLFDKLVPPLSRKPQSLHLPLETKKRT